ttcgccacgctgatcctcaacactgaggggccccagtgttgaggatcagcgtctTCCTGTTCAGtctcttcctgtactccctgttcactctgctaccgcacgccaccggtactggagcaccaagtctaggtccaggaggcttctaaacagcttctacccccaagccataagactcctgaacagctaatcaaatggctactcagactatttgcattgccgccacactgctgctgctactctctgttattatctatgcatagccactttaataactctacctacatgtacattaaTTGCCTCGACACCggggcccccgcacattgactctgtaccggtaccccctttatatagccccgctattgttatttaatgctgctctttaattatttattattcttatctcttactttttttaggtattttcttaaaactgcattgttggttaagggcttgtaagtaaacatttcactgtaaggtctacacctgttgtagtcggcgcatgtgccaaataacatttgatttgatgcctcttaaatcaaatcatattttattggtGCACCGAGTATGAGCACTGAATACGAgcccattcccaacaatgcagaatcaAATATTTGCTAActaaaaaggaaatagtaacacaataaaaacatTAACGAGGGGGATGGGGGCTATATAGGGTGTGGCCAGGGTTTGTTTGTTGGGGTGTCGACTGTTTAGGCACTAGAGTTTATCCACTTTGTGTTTGGGAAAGATTTTCAATTCATCAATGTATTTCCCATTAGAGTCTAAGCACAATCTCTGTCTTTTGTGTGTCTTCATTGGGTGTTGGGGGGTTGTCAGGGGGGCGTGTCTGATGTGTCCTGTGGTGTTGAGGCTGTGGTCTGGGTCTGTTCTACTGGCTTGCTCTCTGTCACACCTCAGCTTTCAcacctcagctctctctctctctctcgacttgCTTTGATGATGGGTATGATAATAAATATTCAGACCTATTAGGTTTCAGGAAAGTACTGGATGATGACAGTGGTGGTAATGATGAAGATGCAGTCCAAAAGCTTTATCAAACAAACGAAAATGATTGTAACGAGAATGATGAAGAGTCACTTTAAGACAGTCCTATTATACACCCAAGACCTCAATTTGGACACATTTTCTACTCCAAAAACGTTTAAAAAACGCAAAGAAGCCAAACCATCTGATAAATCAGATACAATTACACTGCACAATGTGATAAAAGGATATCAATGAGCTACTTAAGTTGTGGAAAAAGAGAGCTGCTTGAAACATTAAATCTATTGAAGCCTATGGGAATTTCAAGGCAATGATTGATAAAAAAATGAAAGCTTATCAACATGAGTCACATTTGGTTAGAGAAACTACCAGAGTAGCAGGTTTTTGCCCGGGAACAGAATGGGTATTGTGTTTCAGAAAGCATTGTCTTTCTGCAGAGTTGAAGCAGAAAGAAGCATACCATTTTAGAGAGAGGACATGGGCTCTTTATCCTCATGAAAGGTTAAAGGATGAGACTGACCTTTCTAGCATCAGCTGGGCTTTGGGAACAGAACACACAAGGGCAACTCTTTCTGGCTTTTTCCCTTCCCGCTCTGGGGTATGTTTTACAAGCCAAAGACAGAAGTCCAAAGCACTATTGCTTTTCACATAGACTCAGACACACAACTATGCCCTCCTtttgacgcacgcacgcacgcacgcacgcacgcacgcacgcacgcacgcacgcacgcacgcacgcacgcacgcacgcacgcacgcacgcacgcacgcacgcacgcacgcacgcacgcacgcacgcacgcacgcacgcacgcacgcacgcacgcacgcacgcacgcacgcacgcacgcacgcacgcacgcacgcacgcacgcacgcacgcacgcacgcacgcacgcacgcacgcacgcacgcacgcacgcacgcacgcacgcacgcacgcacgcacgcacgcacgcacgcacgcacgcacgcacgcacgcacgcacgcacgcacgcacgcacgcacgcacgcacgcacgcacgcacgcacgcacgcacgcacgcacgcacgcacacacacacacacacacacacacacacacacacacacacacacacacacacacacacacacacacacagaatactgTTATCTGTACATGGCATCAGAGTAGGTCTGCAGGCTATGGAAGCAAAAAGCGAACATATCACTCTAGATTACATCAACACAAGAGCTTGATTCAATCAATATCATCAGaatcacttacacacacacaggtctatgAACAGAACACAACCAAGACTTCGTGACCTGCGATCAGGGAGAGGGAAAACATGAACCCACACTGAAATAAACTCTGATAAACCATTTGCATTTTCATAACGTTCTATTATCAACGTTCAATAATCTTTTTCATATCAACCCCAAATATTTGTAGAAGATATGGCTTTGTTTTGTTTACTAGAGAGTGCATGAACCGTCTCACCTCCTGTAAACGTTAAAAGTTCTGTTGTTCACACTACATACCTAAAGGCCTTTGTGTGATGTTTCAATGGGTGCATCACTAGGCAATGGCTGAACAAGGGTCTGtgtacagaaaacatagaatgagGCAGCCATATGGGGTGGATGTTATATATTGTATAGGTAAACTAGCACTTGCGGGGAAAAGATTAGCCTATGGTTTGAGAGACAATGGGAATGGTCAGTGATGTTTAAAAAGGCAGCATCTAGACACTACGACGCAACAGAGCACTCTTGTCAGTAGAAGAGTATAAAAGGCCCTATGACCCTGTTGAAGGCTACGGTGCCACCATCAAGCCCTCCGACCATGGGAAAGGTATGAGCTAACACACATTTCGGTTACTTGTTTGATGACTGTTGATAAAATTATGTAGAGCACCAAATGCTATTAAGACCTATAGTTAAGCGATTTGGCAAGTAAGCTACGCATACAGTTTATGAAGCTGTCAAAGATTTCAGTTGTGGAACTAATACCAGTACATGAAAGGACTTGATGCGAGggactttttaaaaactttttccCCCAAAATTGTATTACTTGgattatatatttaaaaaatcccATCTATACTCCATAGGATAAACCAGGAACCCAAAGAAAAGGTCAATTAACCTTAAGGATCGGGAAAAAGGGAACAGGTAACCTCTTTTGATAATGAGGGTAGTTaagaaggatcggaccctttttttcaattttcgcctaaaatgacatacccaaatctaactgcctgtagctcaggaccagaagcaaggatatgcatattattgataccatttgaaaggaaacacttttacgtttgtggaaatatgaaattaatgtaggagaataacacattagatctagtaaaagataatacaaacagaaaaacatgcgttttcagaaaaataattgttctgtcatctttgaaatgcaagagaaaggccataatatcccttacatgctgactacacagctcgcgttgcaaaataaatttagaaatatatattattcaattattgcacccacactgcttgtgcacgccaacgagcgtctgcgttgccaagggctaaaatagaagtcagttctatttctgacgcagatcgcgctgcaaggcctgcctctcccatctcctcattggtttatagaagcaggtacccacgtgccatctcctcattggttatacccgcgtgggtgactgaaagacgaacgaggtcggtGACGGtaaatgcacctaatttatgcaagttgccaatcgcaatataaagtcaagagaagaaaaagcctaggaggagagatagaaacgattcggttgaccgttttatgtgtggattagtTGTCGGAGTAgagtgcatttcaggtaaaataacaactcaatgtttatatcccaggacaaattagctatcaACAGCAagttagctaaataggacaaattagctagcaagtgcaagctagctagctaaattgccataaaggtttaatgcttttcgacctgtccccaaattaatgtaattggttcagtttgttttgatattttaacttgcgtgtcgtgatcgcctttggtgtggggggacaaaataaacgtgtgcacgatggcgcacgcgtgcagccggtttgggttccgtgttaggggTTTAGGTGCAATTTCgactttggccactagatggcagcagtgtgtttgCAACGTTTCAGACTGGTCCAGTGAAGCATTGCAGTACTGCACAATATGTtctatcaagtctgcccaaatgtgctgaattggtcaattgatacattttcaagtatagagaacatacaaaaatgatatGGTAATACAAAGTTTAAggttacacactcccaggaatgtcatacatgattgataattagcttccctacagaaaaaaacactaacCTTCACATATCTAAATGGCCGGGCGAGGTGGGTGTGgggccagagacagcaggggttcaaactgtagagcCCAGTTCctatatttggatataaaaattgattttattaaacaaaactatgctaccttttatctctgggaccctcaggatgacaaatcagagcaagattattgaatgtaagtacattatttaccgtcaaaggtgaatgtatcaaaccagttgccgtgataaaatgttttggttgttgtgcactctcctcaaacgaTAGCATGGCAATTttgtcactgtaatagctactgtaaattggacagtgcagttagattaacaagaatgtaagctttctgcccatataagacatgtctatatcctggaaagtttgctgttacttacaacgtcaaTCTTGTCACATTAGTGCACGTTAGAAACAACCGTCCCGGTATAGGGAAACCGATCCCGTAGATCCTTAGATGCACTCCAGGAGCAcaacaaattcataacatattgcacAAATTGGATTTGTAACATATCACAGGAATTGTAAAATTCGTATGATATCATACGAAGCATTCGTAACATATTACACAAAATGAATGACATAGTACACAATTGTATGATGTAGTACACAAAAATACAGGGACCCTACCTTTTTTGGCTCAAgagcaccactttcaaaactactggctgaaattatacaaaagtttGAGAGTGCATCTTTAAAATATTAATGTAGAAAAAAATGCTCTCAAATCTCTGATTTGGGGCACTAACCTATGGAGACCATACTAGTACTAGTATAGTAATGTTGGTTTCTAATTTAAACTGAACTGTTGTGCCTTGCATTAACTTTCTCAACAGTTCAAATAAAGTTGTCTGCGTCACTTACATAGTTTACAGCATATAtaaaaggtgcagtgaaatgtgtccCCTATTGGCCGATCAGCACCACATCCATGAGTACTGCTTTCAGTCAAGCCATTCGCCTTTTACTATCATCATCCTTGACTCAGTCTAAATAACTCTATATATAAACAATTTTATACATTTCTGTTCTTCATAGATTATCTTTTACGAAGGCCACAACTTCCAGGGCCGCCACTATGAGTGCAACAACGATTGTGCCGACACCTTCAGGCACTTCAACTCCTGTAACTCTATCAGGGTGACCGGCGGTCACTGGGTGGCCTACGAGAAGCCCAACTTCAATGGCTACCAGTACATCCTGAACCAGGGCGAGTACCCAGACTACCACCACTGGATGGGCTTCAACAACTGCATCCGTTCCTGCCAGATGTTCCCCCCCGTAAGTCAATCAAACTGCCACACATCAAACAGTGCTTTAGAAATCAGCATCAATCACCAGCCTCTTGATGTCATTGATAGATAAGGAGAGGAGTCAAAGTCTCCGTGGCGAAGTCCACACGGAGATCCAGtcattttttaaaggaattgGCTACACCCCAAAGACTTTTATTCATTTTCCTTCTATTCATCATCGCTCAGTGTTTTAGGCAGTTAGAAAAAATATATTATTCTGCTGTTTTGAACAGTTTGACTGAAAATCTGTTTCTAAGGGAAGCAAGTCTCTGGTATTATTCGATGTGTAGAAATGTATGTATGTTTACCTCTGAATAGTTCACCCAGTGTACAAAACTCTACTGTGACCCACTGTGATCATTTTACCCCAAAATCCCTTCTTGTCCTCTCTGTACCCTCCGTTCTGTCTCTTCCGCCAACAGTACAGAGGAGCCTACAGGATGAGGATCTACAACAGGCCCGAGATGTCTGGTCACATGATGGAGTTCATGGACGACTGCCCCAACGTGTACGAGCGTTTCCGCCACCGTGACATCTTCTCCTCCAATGTCATGGAAGGCCACTGGGTGTTCTATGAGCACCCCAACTACAGGGGTCGTCAGTACTTCCTCCGCCCCGGGGAGTACAGGGCCTGCAGCGATTGGGGCTGCCACAACCCCATGGTGGGCTCCTTCAGGAGAATGAGGAGTGGCCTGTAAGTTTCTCACCTCTGGACTGTAACAAAGTGATTAAACGTGCTGGTTTTTAAACATGGCTTCTCTGTGTGATTTCCTTTCTATCTCAAATCATTGGAAAAAACTATAGCACAGTTACCTTGTGTGTTAATAATTAAGTTTCAGCAATTGGCAAGTGTTGGATAAACTGTATGGTTATTAGACAGGGAAATGAGATGCCCTAAAAGTTGGCTGCACCCTCATTAAAGGTTTTCTGCACAAATCAGTTGTGAACAAGCATGTCATAAGCACAACCAAATCAACATACAAAATATACTGTTAAGTATATTATTGATTAACTAACCGATTGACTGAATTAACCAGAAATCAGAAACTCATTGCAACACGTTAAAATCTATTCAAAAGCTGTTTAGGAGGCCATTTTCtccctctggctgtctgtctataCATTGCTAGCCTCAATGCCAATAAAGGCAGATGTGGCAACTCTTATTGTGGGACTTCAGGAAAGTGCAGTTATAGTATTttccatagacagagagagagcgctttTGACAGAGACAAAGAGCTGCTGCTGTGGGCCAGTCCTATAGTTTTCTGTAGTCTGTAGAGCACATTGTGCTGACGCGACAAAGCTTTGTGCCACATTTTCAAAGCCCTGATCGCTGCAGGGTCTATAAAGAGGTCCAGTAACGCTCACTACCCAGTCCGGTCCGAACTAAACAGTCACAATGGGAAAGGTAAGCATGAACACACTATGCGTTTCACAGGGAAATACAGGAATGAGGCTCATTTAACTATTTTCTATGATAAACACGTCATCAGAATACATGTTTCATATTTAGATTTGCCGGATACTATTATAAATAACTAATTAGCTTGCAATTAATGTAGAAATTAATGGCCATTAATGATAATGGATGGGGATTTTAGGAGATGTTGAATAGAATGTGTCAAAGGCTCAAAGCTCATGTGCAAGTATGAGTGGACTGGACAGAGGGCCTCAAAGGCAGCaatgtcaaatggcaccctatcccccacataatgcatttttaGCCAGGACAAAAGACCTAAGAAAATCATTatctattataattattattattaataataatcaaCTATATGGGCAAAATAGTGTTTGTTTGCTGCTGTTGGTTACTCAGTTGAATCATAACGTTACTGGGGTGAGAGTTGGCACACCTGATTTCTGTTTCTGCTAATTGGACACTGCGGCCTAGCTCTCGAAAACCCTTCTTCTTCGTCAGTAGGGTTTTCAGCGGTTACATTCGCCCACCGTTGGCACCATGTCAACTTCAATTCCGACGTTGTTTAGCGTTTAGAAACGTCAATAATCATCGCTTTCAAACCTTTTCGAAATATATATGCCCCTTATCTTTCATATCTGCGAGAAATTATTTTCCAATAATAAAGATACACTCACTGTAGCAGTTTAGCACAGATCCACAAACTGTGTGTGCCTCCAGTTGACAAACTACAATTCCTCCCAAGTTACACTTACGTGAAATATACTTTTTTTCGATACTGAAGTGACTTTTTCATAACAGGTTAGgagactgaggttaaggttaggaaaatgaCTTTGTATCAAAGTGGCGCGAAAAGAGCGTGTCCCTTacgcttacacacaggtgttcggagcacgctagatagctaattagcacaggtggctGGCCACCTATGTCTTCCGTCTCTCTTCCTTAAACAAGTTATGTAACCAGGCGATATGGCCGTGTGGGATCACTAACCCTAATGGCCCTTTAAAGGTGTGtagtaattaaatattttttgtatcattatttctcgctgatatgatatattccttatgtttccaaaaccGTATCACAAGTGACGCGTTTAAACGTTCAGAATGAGCGTCGGGGAATTTAACAAAACTCCCCCAACCAGAAGATACTATATTCAATAGGCGCTTAAGCAGTTAGCATCTATGAATGTGTTAACTGTGGCCCGACAATACATTTTGCAACACATTATGTAGATTATTCTTGGTATGTTAACATTTTGTAAATTAACAGATTAATTTAATTCACATTTAGACCTATGTGGACTTCAATAAATGCTAGGCGCCTACTTGTGTAAGTAGCGTATCTTTTTACATTTTACGAAGTTTTTCACTTGTTCAGTCTTACAGTTAAACTTAAAGGAAAACTgtgtttgtttcattagtccattgttgacatagtcccaaaatgtatTGCTTATCAGCAATAACATTTTCCAGATATATAACGAAACCAGAAGATGGAAGTCATTTGCTCCTCTTGTCGAGTTGTTTTGCTTGCTTTCTGTTGACgttttaaaaatattttactAAATTGCTGGCATACTTTCGAGCCTTTCAAAACAATGAACATCAAATGGGTCACATGGTGATGAGCAGCATCACCTGTGACAGGTGAAGTGCGTGCAACAATGAAGTATCACCTGTGGGCAGGGCTCAAGGATGTGTGGTTTTTGGGATATGAAAATGAGAAGTGGAGTCACATgcactaaaaatatatattatgatGATAAGCTTTATTTCAATTATACATCATAAATTGTGTATATT
This genomic interval from Salvelinus fontinalis isolate EN_2023a chromosome 30, ASM2944872v1, whole genome shotgun sequence contains the following:
- the LOC129828490 gene encoding gamma-crystallin M2-like, which translates into the protein MTLLKATVPPSSPPTMGKIIFYEGHNFQGRHYECNNDCADTFRHFNSCNSIRVTGGHWVAYEKPNFNGYQYILNQGEYPDYHHWMGFNNCIRSCQMFPPYRGAYRMRIYNRPEMSGHMMEFMDDCPNVYERFRHRDIFSSNVMEGHWVFYEHPNYRGRQYFLRPGEYRACSDWGCHNPMVGSFRRMRSGL